The Waddliaceae bacterium genome segment TCAAAGACCTCGAAAGCTTCCCTCTGCTCCATAAACATACTGTCCTTTTCGTCGATGAGATACACCGATTCAACAAAGCTCAGCAGGATGCATTCCTGCCATACGTCGAGAAAGGAACGATAATCCTCGTAGGCGCCACGACGGAGAACCCCTCTTTTGCGCTAAACGATGCTCTTCTTTCGAGGACGCGCGTCCTAACCCTAAACGCTCTCGACGACGAAGCTCTTGATAATATCATGTCACGCTACGAAGGAGACAACAATCCCCTTCCTCTTACCGACGAAGGGCGGCAATATCTCTTCAGCGCATCGCAAGGCGATGGTAGATACCTCCTCAATATGATAGAAAACCTCTTGCCCGCCTTCGACAGAGGAGAACCACTAGAAGTCGACGAGATGAAAGCTCTACTTCAGAAACGCCCCGCTCTTTACGACCGTGCCGGCGATGGGCATTACAACCTAATCTCTGCGCTACACAAATCCATCAGAGGCTCCGACCCCGACGCCGCACTGTATTGGCTATGTCGCATGCTCGAAGGTGGCGAAGACGTCCTTTTCATAGCGCGCAGGGTGATACGTATGGCGTCGGAAGACATAGGCCTCGCCGACCCCGAAGCACTAAAAATCGCTATCGCCGCCCGCGACGCATACCAGATGCTCGGCAGTCCCGAGGGCGAGCTCGCCATCGCCGAAGCCGTGATATACCTCGCTCTAGCGCCAAAAAGCAATGCCACATACATAGCATACCAACAAGCACGCCAAGCAGCAGCACATACCACTCACCTTCCTCCACCGAAACATATCCTCAATGCCCCAACAAAGACAATGAAATCCCTAGGATATGGCAAAGGATACCAATACGACCACGACACCACAGAAGGCTGCTCAGGACAAAATTACTTCCCCAACGACATGCCACGAGAAAAATTCTACTCCCCAGTAGAACGTGGCTTCGAACGTGAGATGCTCAAAAGGATGTCCTATTTCTCTCAATTTCGTGAGTAATGGAGAGGGACCCTGCCCTCTCCAAACCTCTCCCGCCAAAGGAAACGAAGTTTCCTCTGGACACCTGTTTGCCATGTCGCCACACTCTCGTCGTCCATCGCTTCGTTACTATGAATTGCACCAGCTAAAAAAGCGCCTAGCCCTCTAAGGAGGGCTCATTTTCGGCTTACGCCAAAAATACCTGCGCTTTATGACTGGTGCAATTCGCAAGCGAGTCCCGCCATCGGCGATTTTTGCTAATCCGCAAAAATCCTCTCCTCGTCGGGACAAAAGATTTTCGTTAATATCTGCGCATTTTCAATAAAATCTTGCACTCCAATGGATTATGAAACTCCGAATTATTATAGCGTTTAACGTATAAAAGTTATATGTTACCATGTGAATGTATAATTAGGGATGGTAATTTATGAGGAATGTTATAAAGGTTTTGGTGTTTTGTGTTGTTGCTGTGATGTTGGTATCGTGTGCCAAGAATCCTGTCACTGGCGAGCAGGAGCTTAGTTTTATCAGCGAGAAGTATGAAGTGATGCTCGGCAAGCAGAACTATATCCCTATGCAGGAAGCCAGCGGCGGCGACTTCACGACATTCCCTGAGATCTCGCAATATGTCAGCGATGTTGGCATGTCTTTGGCGCGCGTCAGCGACAGGCCACAGCTTCCATATTCCTTCGTCGTCATCGACAACTCTACTCCTAATGCTTGGGCATTGCCTGGCGGCAAGATAGCGATAAACCGTGGGCTTCTCGTCGAGCTTAAAAACGAAGCAGAGCTTGCTGCTGTTTTGTCTCATGAAATCGTCCATGCTGCTGCACGCCATAGTGCCAAAGCTTTAGAACGCAGCACCCTTCTTGGCGCTGGCCTTGCTGGTATTAATACTTATATCTCCAACCAACGATATTCCAGTGTCGTTATGGGGTCTTTGTCGACGGGTTTTACGCTGATAACATACCAATACAGCCGCAACAATGAACTTGAAGCCGACGAATACAGCATGAAATATATGGTACGTGCCGGATACGATGCACAGGCGGCGGTGACTCTACAGGAGAAGTTTGTACAGCTTTCGGAAGGGAAAAACCAGCAATGGCTCGGTGGTCTTTTCGCTACGCATCCGCCTTCGCGTCAGCGTGTCGAAGCTCTGAAGGGTCACATCAAGAAATATCCCCCTACTGGCGATCTCGGTGTCAAGGAGTTTGAGAAAGTCATGCGTCCTCTCAATAATTCTGAAGACACCTATGATGATATCGACGAAGGGTTTTCTTCTGTTAAAGGTGGTGATATTGCCAAGGGTTTCGCCAGCGGCAGACAGGCTGTCAAGACGATGCCCAAGGAGCCTATGGCTCACGCTCTTCTTGGCGACGCAGAATACGCCCGTGGCAATAACGAGAAAGCTATTATTTCCTATGACAAAGCCATAGAGCTTAACGATCATCATTTCTACTACTATTTAAAGCGTGGTATTGTGAAATACGAAACAGAAGACTACGACGGCGCACACGAAGACCTTTCGAAGAGCATGGAACTGCTGCCAACCTCTGAAGCATACGATATTCTCGGGAGAATATATTTTCTTCGCGACAACAACGACAAATAACCACTACCACGAGTAAACATATAATGAAACCGAGAACAATACCTCCTATGCCTCCTGCACCGCCTTTAAATCCTAGAACAGCGGGTCACCCTGATGATGCTAACTACGTATCAATTGATCCTAATATCACGGTTCCTATCTCTTTAATAGATCGTTTTACTCATGGGCGTCGTTGGACGGATATGGGGATAAAGTTCGAGGACACCAGTTTATTTTCAAAACAGCTTTCACCTCTCTTCAATGTAAAGCTTCCTGATAGTTGGACCACTAAATCCGAAAGAGGCACACGCTATACCGTCATCATCGACAACGAAAACGTCGATAGAATAAAGTTTTTTTTCTTAGAGGGTTGCGGTCCATGTTGTATGTTCTATAAGGTGGATTTTCTTCAGCAAGAGACAACAGTCGATACAACAAGCGATACAACAAGCGATACAACAGACGATACAACGATCCAATAAAACATTTTTAGTAAGAGAACAATATGCCCGGCAGAATATCTTCAGATGTAGCTGTATCTATGCCTCCAGCTACAGAGATTGCTTATATAGATAGAAATCATACTTTTACAATAATACCTCCTGACTATTGGGGCCCTGCATATATCTCTGTAGAGATACACGATACATTTCCTGGACAGCAAGATGGAATTGTAAGGGGCCTTGGATTTACTTATTATAGCGCTTTACCAGAAAATATTACTTATCACCTGAATTTTAACAATGCTCTAATAGCAAACGGTGGATCCCACACACTCTTCTGGGTGCCGTTAACCGTAATGTCCAATGGTTCTTTAGCTTATACTTTTGAAGATTACCAAAGCGTTTATAACATAGTACAGCCAGTGCTCGAGCGATTCTTTTTAGGTTTATGATTGCGACAAGGTTAATATTCTCTTTTTGACTAAGGCGAGTATTGCTGCCATTATTATGCACATACTGCTGAGAAGGACGAATACTGTCGTAATACTAAGGTGTTCTATTAGCGCGCCTATCTGTCCACCGATGATGTTTCCGGCGCTTATACATCCTATTATTATTCCCATTATGATAAAACGATATCGCTCTGGTGCTAGTTTCTCCGCCGTTGCCCATAGTAGTGGTATCACGAGGAGTTTTCCTGTGACATATGCTGTATGGAAAGCGACAAGCCAGTACATACTCGACTGTTCCGTTCCGTATATCCTTCGTTCTAATGCCGCTCCTACCATTACTGCGAATGACGTCGCCGTGGCGAGGATTCCTATGATGAACTTCGCCACGAAGTCCGGCTCTTTATTTTTCTTTTGGAGCGCTCTCCAGAAGGCGTTGTACAGTGGCACGAAGCCTATCCCTAGCACTGTTCCGAACGACATAAGCCATATTGTCGGAACTCTCCATCCGTAGATATAGTGGTCGGTATAGCGATGGATATATACGGCGAGGAGTCCGCCTCCCTGTGCTTGTGCTGCGAAGAAGACGATGGCGAAAACGGAAAGAATGGCAATTACTGCCATATTTTTCTTTTCTTGATGAGTCAGAGGGTCTTTCGTTGTCGTAGATTTTACTGTGTGGTGGCTGTGGTTTCTCTTTGTACAGAAAAACACGAAGAACAGTGCTGCCCCTATTGCTGGTGCTGTCCCTGCTGCTATGAATGCTGGGACGAAGCCGTAATGTGGCAGTATCCATCCGCATATCAACGAAGACCCCATTACGCCGATAAGCACTGTCTGGAAGAGGTAGTGGTATCCTTGTTCTCGTAGTGGGCTGTCTTTGGGGTATAGCGTTCCTAGCATCGACGTAACGCAAGGCTTGAAGAAACCGTTACCTATCGCCATAAATATCATCGCCACTGAAATCATTGTCTCGTGGTGTATCGCCAGGGACGTTACACCGATGGAGATAAAGATATTACCGATGAATATCGTGGTACGGTATCCCAGCCATCTATCGGCGATATACCCTCCTACTATCGGCGTGAAGTATATTACTCCTGCGAAGAGCCCTTCGAATGCTATGGCATCGGGGGCGTCCCATCCTAGTCCACCTTTTGTGAAGGACTCTATTAGGTATAGCGTCAGAAGTGAGCGCAGCCCCCAGAATCCGAAACGCTCCAAGATGTGTACTATTAGTAGTGGTAATACTCCGCGGGGATGCTTTTGGATCATATCTTCACTTTTATTCTTTTGCGCCAGTAGTCTTTTCCGTAGTTTAGGGTAAGTTGTGTACCCATTGGTATCGTCTTCGTTGCTGTGAAGATGATATGTACGATGTCGTCATAAAGAGCATATGATGGTGCGATATTTGGTGTGTCGCTGTGGTTGATGAAGCGTGTATGGTTTCCGCTTCGTGATGCATCGATCATATAGGATTTCAGCTTCCATGGCTTGCTTGGGTAGTTGAAGCAATATCCATTGATATTCAGCGATAGCATGCTACGGCGTCGTACTATGCCGGTATATTCTCCTATGTAGTCCCCTGCGGCGATATCGTTTTCGGCATATACTCCGAAGCCAACGGCATCGTTTATCCATCGTATACATATATCGGCGACGGCGCCTTTACGAAGGTCTTCGGAAAACATCGTTCCCTGCCATTTCGCGTTTTTCGCTATTGTTCCTGAAGCCAAAAACTTGGGGTATGATTTCATTACTTTCTTTCTAATTTTTTCATCGTGGAATTCTATATGTTTGATGTATTCGACGCCAGTGATGCGGCGGAAATCTTCGAGGCTATGTTCTTGGAGGAGTTCATTTCCTCGGGCGATCTTTACTGTCTTAGGAGCTGTTGCCATAGCATTTACACCTGGTTTTTACTTCTCTGGTGGCTTTTTATACATCATCATATCCCACATAGCTTTGAAGCTCGGGCATGTTTCTAAGAGCTCATCTTTCGTCCCTTCAGCTATCTTCTCGCCATATTCGAGATATATTATCTTATCGGCATATTCTATCGTCGACAGTCTGTGTGCTATCAGCACCTGTGTTATGTCGCCACGCAGGTCCATTACAGCTTCTTTTATTTTATTCTCGCTGA includes the following:
- a CDS encoding replication-associated recombination protein A codes for the protein MMTPLADKLRPKTFEELYGQDHLVGPNGFVSRTVSAGKPLSVILWGPPGCGKTTLAHIYAKAFDAHFVSFSAVLSGINELRKVVKDLESFPLLHKHTVLFVDEIHRFNKAQQDAFLPYVEKGTIILVGATTENPSFALNDALLSRTRVLTLNALDDEALDNIMSRYEGDNNPLPLTDEGRQYLFSASQGDGRYLLNMIENLLPAFDRGEPLEVDEMKALLQKRPALYDRAGDGHYNLISALHKSIRGSDPDAALYWLCRMLEGGEDVLFIARRVIRMASEDIGLADPEALKIAIAARDAYQMLGSPEGELAIAEAVIYLALAPKSNATYIAYQQARQAAAHTTHLPPPKHILNAPTKTMKSLGYGKGYQYDHDTTEGCSGQNYFPNDMPREKFYSPVERGFEREMLKRMSYFSQFRE
- a CDS encoding M48 family metalloprotease translates to MRNVIKVLVFCVVAVMLVSCAKNPVTGEQELSFISEKYEVMLGKQNYIPMQEASGGDFTTFPEISQYVSDVGMSLARVSDRPQLPYSFVVIDNSTPNAWALPGGKIAINRGLLVELKNEAELAAVLSHEIVHAAARHSAKALERSTLLGAGLAGINTYISNQRYSSVVMGSLSTGFTLITYQYSRNNELEADEYSMKYMVRAGYDAQAAVTLQEKFVQLSEGKNQQWLGGLFATHPPSRQRVEALKGHIKKYPPTGDLGVKEFEKVMRPLNNSEDTYDDIDEGFSSVKGGDIAKGFASGRQAVKTMPKEPMAHALLGDAEYARGNNEKAIISYDKAIELNDHHFYYYLKRGIVKYETEDYDGAHEDLSKSMELLPTSEAYDILGRIYFLRDNNDK
- a CDS encoding peptide MFS transporter, coding for MIQKHPRGVLPLLIVHILERFGFWGLRSLLTLYLIESFTKGGLGWDAPDAIAFEGLFAGVIYFTPIVGGYIADRWLGYRTTIFIGNIFISIGVTSLAIHHETMISVAMIFMAIGNGFFKPCVTSMLGTLYPKDSPLREQGYHYLFQTVLIGVMGSSLICGWILPHYGFVPAFIAAGTAPAIGAALFFVFFCTKRNHSHHTVKSTTTKDPLTHQEKKNMAVIAILSVFAIVFFAAQAQGGGLLAVYIHRYTDHYIYGWRVPTIWLMSFGTVLGIGFVPLYNAFWRALQKKNKEPDFVAKFIIGILATATSFAVMVGAALERRIYGTEQSSMYWLVAFHTAYVTGKLLVIPLLWATAEKLAPERYRFIIMGIIIGCISAGNIIGGQIGALIEHLSITTVFVLLSSMCIIMAAILALVKKRILTLSQS
- a CDS encoding SET domain-containing protein-lysine N-methyltransferase encodes the protein MATAPKTVKIARGNELLQEHSLEDFRRITGVEYIKHIEFHDEKIRKKVMKSYPKFLASGTIAKNAKWQGTMFSEDLRKGAVADICIRWINDAVGFGVYAENDIAAGDYIGEYTGIVRRRSMLSLNINGYCFNYPSKPWKLKSYMIDASRSGNHTRFINHSDTPNIAPSYALYDDIVHIIFTATKTIPMGTQLTLNYGKDYWRKRIKVKI